The region GCGGTAACCGGTCTGCAGCGCCCGACGGAAGGAGATGGCGTCCGGCAGATGATACTTGGGCACCAGCCGTTTCACGTATTTCACCACGAAGTTCACCAGCGTCCCTTTTGCCGGGGAAAGCTGGTCGCCCATGCGCGTCAAAATGACATGCCGCACCTGCGTTTTATCAACGATCTTTTCCAGCGTATGGGCGAAATTCGACACAATAACAATCGCGGCAGCACCGCTGTCATTAAGCTGATGTTCCAGTTCACGCGGCGTATAAAGCGGGTTGACGTTCACCACGATCATCCCGGCGCGCAAGATACCAAACAGCGCGACCGGGTATTGCAACAGGTTCGGCATCATCAACGCGACGCGATCGCCTTTTTGCAGCCCCAGCCCCTGCTGTAAGTAAGCCGCAAACGCCCGGCTGCGCTCTTCAAGTTTACGGAACGTCATGACCTCGCCCATGTTGATAAACGCAGGCTGGTCGGCGTAACGCGCCGTGGAGTGTTCAAATAATTCAACCAGGGATTGATAACGGTCAGGATTGATCTCCGCCGGAACATCGGCGGGATACCGGTTTAGCCAAACCTTCTTCAATGCATCACCTCTAAAATGAGTATTCTTGGTCATCACAACCCCAGTTAATAAACAAGTCGTTAACATAATATTAACTCAGCGTACCAGTTTATTAATTAAGCGGATTGAAGGTTGCGAAGCGCGTCACTAATTATTTTTCTTATACAAAGCCCAATATAAAAAACAGCGGCTTAGCCGCTGTTTCGTTTTCCTGATAAAACAAGAAATTACTCTGTTACGACCGTCTCAACTCGCGCAGGTTCAGGGGGGAACCAACCCCATCCACCGTACCCGCCGTGCCACGCATGCGGATGCGGCCCCGGCCCCCAGTACCACGGGTCGATTGGCTGCGGCGGTAACATCACCTGCTGGGTTAACCGCCAGCGTTTGTAACCATTTGCCTGCATCACCATAAATTTATACGGCGCGTTGCCAATTTTGCCGTCTGCCGTGCCGGTTATCGGGCCAACCACGGTGACCAGCTGATTGCGGAAATCGACCGGATCGAGAAAACCGTTCACATCAGCAAAAATTCGCCCAACGGATGGCTCGCCCAGAACCGGACGCGCGCCGCTGTCGAGCGGTACGGCAGCGATCTCAAGCCGGGTTTTCCCCTGCTGATTCTGAATATCCACCACTTTGCCACCGAAACGGGCTTCCTGGCCGACATACAGCGACGGCGCACTCATCACGCGCACTAAATCGTCCTGCGGCGTGGGACTGGTTCCTTTAATCGCGTCAGGCACAGAAACACAACCGCTTAATACCGCAATTGCCAGCCCTGCCAGCAATCCGCGCACACCCTTTTTTTGACCCGCCATGATGCGACTCCTTACCCCAGTGGATACTACTGAGATTCATTCCCGGCCAGGAAGTTTCTTCCATGCCACTTCGTTACGCAAATAAACCGGCTCGGCATGCTCGACGGCGACGGTTTTCTGCGCAGCCAACAGTTGACGAGCGATGGGCAGCATATCTTCCGCGGCGGGCAATAAGATCTCACCATCACGCAGGGTTGCCGTACTGTTGTTGCCCATCTCAGGCCATGCGGGCCAGCCAGTACCAACCATCGCCCACTCGCCATCCAGCTGCTGCAAACGCTCAATGACGGCTTGCGGTTTTAATACCGCTTCCGTCTCTTCGCCGTGCCAGACGCCATTTTCATCGCGCTGATATTCAGCCCAATAGACTTCGCCCATACGTGCGTCAATCGCCGCCAGCACGCGGGTCGCGCCCGTTTTGCGCCACGCGCCCTGCGCCATCGTCGCCAGCGTTGAAACGCCAATCATCGGCAGGCCAGCGCCGAGCGCCAGCCCTTGCGCAATGCCAATGCCGATGCGCACGCCGGTAAAACTTCCCGGACCACGACCAAACGCCAGTGCGTCCAGTTGCGTCAGGTTAAGTTCAGCGTCGCCAAGCACATCCCTGACCAGTGGCAGGATGCGTTGCGTGTGTTCGCGTGGGCAAAGTTCGAAGTGAGCGAAG is a window of Enterobacter sp. R4-368 DNA encoding:
- a CDS encoding Slp family lipoprotein; its protein translation is MAGQKKGVRGLLAGLAIAVLSGCVSVPDAIKGTSPTPQDDLVRVMSAPSLYVGQEARFGGKVVDIQNQQGKTRLEIAAVPLDSGARPVLGEPSVGRIFADVNGFLDPVDFRNQLVTVVGPITGTADGKIGNAPYKFMVMQANGYKRWRLTQQVMLPPQPIDPWYWGPGPHPHAWHGGYGGWGWFPPEPARVETVVTE
- the tsaB gene encoding tRNA (adenosine(37)-N6)-threonylcarbamoyltransferase complex dimerization subunit type 1 TsaB gives rise to the protein MRILAIDTATEACSVALWNDGTTFAHFELCPREHTQRILPLVRDVLGDAELNLTQLDALAFGRGPGSFTGVRIGIGIAQGLALGAGLPMIGVSTLATMAQGAWRKTGATRVLAAIDARMGEVYWAEYQRDENGVWHGEETEAVLKPQAVIERLQQLDGEWAMVGTGWPAWPEMGNNSTATLRDGEILLPAAEDMLPIARQLLAAQKTVAVEHAEPVYLRNEVAWKKLPGRE